One segment of Streptosporangium brasiliense DNA contains the following:
- a CDS encoding DMT family transporter, translating into MSLFALVLVLSSAVAHASWNLLSKQAAGADSIVFIWLVAAASTVLWSPVALGYLAFTGDRLSWAGAGVIAVSTALHLGYFLLLQRGYRHGDLSVVYPIARGTGPLLASLVAVLLLGEQPGPSGIAGILLIGVGVLLLGTVRRPSREDLAGIGFGLVTGVFIAAYTVWDKQVVSAFAVAPILLNYGGELGRALVLAPSALAARRRGLIPPVWREHRTRVLGAAVLVPLSYLLVLVAFTFSPVSVVAPVREIGVLVAVVLGGRLLAEGDLPRRLLAAAVIVGGVVTIALSQR; encoded by the coding sequence TTGAGCCTGTTCGCGCTGGTCCTCGTCCTGTCCTCGGCCGTGGCCCACGCGAGCTGGAACCTGCTGAGCAAGCAGGCGGCCGGGGCCGACTCGATCGTCTTCATCTGGCTGGTGGCCGCCGCCTCCACGGTGCTCTGGAGCCCGGTCGCGCTCGGCTATCTGGCCTTCACCGGCGACCGCCTCTCCTGGGCGGGCGCCGGGGTGATCGCCGTGAGCACCGCGCTGCACCTGGGCTACTTCCTGCTGCTCCAGCGCGGTTACCGCCACGGCGACCTGTCGGTGGTCTACCCGATCGCACGCGGCACCGGACCGCTGCTGGCCAGCCTCGTCGCCGTGCTGCTGCTGGGCGAGCAGCCGGGCCCGAGCGGAATCGCGGGGATCCTGCTGATCGGCGTGGGCGTCCTGCTGCTCGGCACGGTCCGCAGGCCCAGCCGCGAGGATCTGGCCGGGATCGGGTTCGGGCTGGTCACCGGGGTGTTCATCGCGGCCTACACCGTCTGGGACAAGCAGGTCGTCAGCGCCTTCGCGGTCGCGCCGATCCTGCTCAACTACGGCGGCGAGCTCGGCCGGGCCCTCGTCCTGGCCCCATCGGCGCTGGCCGCCCGCCGCCGGGGCCTGATCCCGCCGGTCTGGCGCGAGCACCGGACGCGCGTGCTGGGCGCGGCCGTGCTGGTGCCGCTCTCCTACCTGCTGGTGCTGGTCGCGTTCACGTTCTCACCGGTCAGCGTGGTCGCCCCGGTGCGGGAGATCGGGGTGCTCGTCGCGGTGGTGCTCGGTGGCAGGCTGCTGGCCGAGGGCGACCTGCCCCGCCGGCTGCTCGCCGCCGCCGTCATCGTCGGCGGCGTGGTGACGATCGCCCTCAGCCAGCGGTGA
- a CDS encoding demethylmenaquinone methyltransferase, translated as MTRASLDKQPHEVAAMFDRTARRYDLVNDVISLGQVRLWRKAAAAAVDAGPGELVLDLGAGTGTSTDAFTALGARAIASDFSLGMLRTGVRRRGGSGLSGGGVRGVTFVAGDALRLPFADDTFDAVTISTALRNVHDTGQALREMLRVAKPGARLVILEFSHPTNKSFDLVYCQYLMKLMPQAAKLVGSNDDSYEYLAESIREWPDQAALAKIIQAAGWERVAWRNLTMGIVALHRAYKPA; from the coding sequence ATGACGCGCGCTTCGCTGGACAAACAACCGCATGAGGTCGCCGCGATGTTCGATCGCACGGCCCGGCGCTACGACCTGGTCAATGACGTGATCTCCCTCGGGCAGGTGCGGCTGTGGCGCAAGGCGGCCGCGGCGGCCGTCGACGCGGGCCCCGGCGAGCTCGTCCTCGACCTGGGCGCGGGCACCGGCACCTCCACCGACGCGTTCACCGCGCTGGGCGCCCGCGCGATCGCCTCGGACTTCTCGCTCGGCATGCTGCGCACCGGCGTGCGGCGGCGGGGCGGCTCCGGCCTCTCCGGCGGCGGGGTGCGCGGCGTCACCTTCGTCGCCGGTGACGCGCTGCGGCTGCCCTTCGCCGACGACACTTTCGACGCGGTGACGATCTCGACCGCGCTGCGCAACGTCCACGACACCGGCCAGGCGCTGCGCGAGATGCTCCGGGTGGCCAAGCCGGGGGCCCGGCTGGTGATCCTTGAGTTCTCCCACCCGACGAACAAGTCTTTCGACCTCGTCTACTGCCAATACCTCATGAAGCTGATGCCGCAGGCCGCCAAGTTGGTCGGCTCCAACGACGATTCATACGAGTATCTGGCGGAGTCGATCAGGGAGTGGCCGGACCAGGCGGCACTGGCGAAGATCATCCAGGCTGCGGGCTGGGAGCGGGTCGCCTGGCGTAACCTCACCATGGGCATCGTGGCGCTTCATCGTGCGTATAAGCCCGCTTAG
- a CDS encoding geranylgeranyl reductase family protein, whose translation MTVPAATQRNVAEADADVIVVGAGPAGSTTAFHLAQAGLDVLLLEKTTFPREKVCGDGLTPRAVKQLIAMGIDIDAPGWVRNKGLRVVGGGLRFELDWPELSSYPDFGLVRTRQDFDEILAANAVRGGVRLLQGVNVTAPILDDRSGHIVGVVAKKDGEEVSYRSRLVVAADGNSTRISLAMGLHKREDRPMGVAVRTYFESPRHDDDYLETWLELWDGDTLLPGYGWIFGVGDGTSNVGLGLLNTSESFKGMDYRDLLRRWVKNMPPEWGYTEENMTTPIRGAALPMAFNRQPHYTRGLVLVGDAGGMINPFNGEGIAYAMETGQIAAETIVQALARTTPAQRERVLRAYPQMLKDAYGGYFTLGRGFVELIGRRGVMDFFTRHALPHPHLMRFALKLLANLTDRRGDASDRIINALSKAAPSA comes from the coding sequence GTGACCGTGCCAGCCGCCACACAGCGGAATGTCGCTGAGGCTGACGCCGACGTAATCGTCGTCGGCGCCGGGCCCGCCGGTTCGACAACCGCATTCCATCTCGCACAGGCCGGACTCGACGTCCTGTTGCTCGAGAAGACCACATTCCCCCGCGAGAAGGTCTGCGGCGACGGGCTGACGCCCCGAGCGGTCAAGCAGCTCATCGCCATGGGGATCGACATCGACGCTCCCGGCTGGGTCAGGAACAAGGGCCTGCGCGTGGTCGGCGGCGGGCTGCGCTTCGAGCTCGACTGGCCGGAGCTGTCCAGCTACCCCGACTTCGGGCTGGTCCGCACCCGGCAGGACTTCGACGAGATCCTCGCCGCCAACGCGGTGCGCGGCGGCGTCCGCCTGCTGCAGGGGGTCAACGTCACCGCCCCGATCCTCGACGACCGCAGCGGCCACATCGTGGGCGTGGTCGCCAAGAAGGACGGCGAGGAGGTCTCCTACAGGTCGCGCCTGGTGGTGGCCGCCGACGGCAACTCCACCCGGATCTCCCTGGCGATGGGGCTGCACAAGCGCGAGGACCGCCCGATGGGCGTCGCCGTACGGACCTATTTCGAGAGTCCGCGCCACGACGACGACTACCTGGAGACCTGGCTGGAGCTGTGGGACGGCGACACCCTGCTGCCCGGCTACGGCTGGATCTTCGGCGTCGGCGACGGCACCTCCAACGTGGGCCTCGGCCTGCTCAACACCTCCGAGTCCTTCAAGGGCATGGACTACCGCGACCTGCTCAGGCGCTGGGTCAAGAACATGCCTCCGGAGTGGGGCTACACCGAGGAGAACATGACCACCCCCATCAGGGGGGCGGCGCTGCCGATGGCCTTCAACCGCCAGCCGCACTACACGCGGGGCCTGGTGCTGGTCGGCGACGCGGGCGGGATGATCAACCCGTTCAACGGGGAGGGCATCGCCTACGCGATGGAGACCGGCCAGATCGCGGCCGAGACCATCGTCCAGGCGCTGGCCCGGACGACCCCCGCCCAGCGGGAGCGCGTGCTGCGCGCCTATCCCCAGATGTTGAAGGACGCCTACGGCGGTTACTTCACCCTGGGCAGGGGCTTCGTGGAGCTCATCGGGCGCCGCGGCGTGATGGACTTCTTCACCCGTCACGCGCTGCCCCACCCCCACCTGATGCGGTTCGCGCTCAAGCTCCTTGCTAATCTCACCGACCGGCGAGGCGACGCGTCAGACCGCATCATCAACGCTCTGTCGAAGGCCGCGCCGTCGGCATGA
- a CDS encoding histidine phosphatase family protein, whose protein sequence is MAETTVVHLLRHGEVHNPANVLYGRLPGYHLSETGRQMAETVAKSVAGRDVVALFSSPLERAQETAAPLAAAFQLEVATDDRLIEAENIFEGISVGNGDGVFRSPRHYRYLWNPLRPSWGERYTDVVRRMKGAIDTAREAARGHEAIMVSHQLPIWMIRLAAERRRLPHDPRRRQCGLASLTSFSFEGDRLISVGYSEPAGALAKRPTVPGA, encoded by the coding sequence ATGGCTGAGACCACCGTCGTTCACCTCCTGCGCCACGGTGAGGTGCACAACCCCGCTAACGTCCTGTACGGCAGGCTGCCCGGCTACCACCTGTCGGAGACCGGCAGGCAGATGGCCGAGACGGTCGCCAAGTCGGTCGCCGGGCGCGACGTCGTCGCCCTGTTCTCCTCTCCGCTGGAGCGGGCGCAGGAGACCGCGGCCCCGCTCGCCGCGGCCTTCCAGCTGGAGGTCGCGACCGACGACCGGCTCATCGAGGCCGAGAACATCTTCGAGGGCATCTCGGTCGGCAACGGCGACGGCGTCTTCCGCAGCCCGCGTCACTACCGCTACCTGTGGAACCCGCTCCGCCCCTCCTGGGGGGAGCGCTACACCGACGTGGTCCGGCGGATGAAGGGCGCGATCGACACCGCCCGCGAGGCGGCGCGCGGCCACGAGGCGATCATGGTCAGCCACCAGCTCCCGATCTGGATGATCCGGCTCGCGGCCGAGCGCAGGCGGCTGCCGCACGACCCCCGCCGCCGGCAGTGCGGCCTGGCCAGCCTCACCAGTTTCTCCTTCGAGGGAGACCGGCTGATCAGCGTCGGCTACAGCGAACCCGCGGGCGCGCTCGCCAAGCGCCCCACTGTGCCGGGCGCGTGA
- a CDS encoding NuoB/complex I 20 kDa subunit family protein: MGLEEKLPSGFMLSTVEQVAGWARKNSVWPATFGLACCAIELMSTGGPKHDLARFGMERASASPRQADLMIVAGRLSQKMAPVLRQIYDQMAEPKWVIAMGVCASSGGMFNNYAIVQGVDHVVPVDIYLPGCPPRPEMLIDAIVKLHDKIQNMKFGAHRAKQIDELELQALRTLPLIDQGTAK; this comes from the coding sequence ATGGGTCTTGAAGAGAAACTTCCGAGCGGGTTCATGCTCAGCACGGTCGAGCAGGTGGCCGGCTGGGCGCGCAAGAACTCCGTGTGGCCGGCGACCTTCGGTCTCGCCTGCTGCGCCATCGAGCTGATGTCCACCGGCGGTCCCAAGCACGACCTGGCGCGCTTCGGCATGGAGCGCGCTTCGGCGTCTCCGCGGCAGGCCGACCTGATGATCGTGGCCGGCCGGCTGTCGCAGAAGATGGCCCCGGTGCTCCGCCAGATCTACGACCAGATGGCCGAGCCCAAGTGGGTCATCGCCATGGGCGTGTGCGCCTCCAGCGGCGGCATGTTCAACAACTACGCCATCGTGCAGGGCGTGGACCACGTCGTCCCCGTCGACATCTACCTGCCCGGCTGCCCGCCGCGGCCCGAGATGCTCATCGACGCGATCGTGAAGCTGCACGACAAGATCCAGAACATGAAGTTCGGCGCGCACCGCGCCAAGCAGATCGACGAGCTCGAACTGCAGGCGCTGCGGACGCTGCCGCTGATCGACCAGGGGACCGCCAAATGA
- the ccsB gene encoding c-type cytochrome biogenesis protein CcsB, with translation MSAEVDAGLALLSDQLILATVLLYVFAMIGYALDLGFGRPRAEAKARARAEAEPALVTVGGSTAAAAPSGAEEDQGPAEKAPAAWTVWAGPVAVGLSWLGWATNLGSILTRGLAVDRWPWGNMYEFVVAMCFAAVSAFLLMNLRYRVRFLGAFVTVAAALGLGFAVRYLQVQAGPVVPALNSYWVAIHVSAAIIASGLFIMAGVSGILYLVRKDTAVRLPSLADLDRVAHRAIVIAFPIWTFAVIAGALWADKAWGRYWGWDPKEVWAFITWIAYAAYLHARATAGFKGRAAMIVQLIAFACLLFNLVGVNIFLGGLHSYAEVPG, from the coding sequence ATGTCCGCTGAGGTCGACGCCGGCCTCGCCCTGTTGAGCGATCAGCTCATCTTGGCGACGGTGCTGCTCTACGTCTTCGCAATGATCGGTTACGCCCTCGACCTCGGCTTCGGCCGGCCCAGGGCCGAGGCCAAGGCCAGGGCCAGGGCGGAGGCCGAACCCGCGCTCGTCACGGTCGGTGGAAGCACGGCCGCCGCCGCCCCGTCCGGTGCCGAGGAGGACCAGGGCCCCGCCGAGAAGGCGCCCGCCGCCTGGACGGTGTGGGCCGGCCCGGTCGCGGTCGGGCTGTCATGGCTCGGCTGGGCGACGAACCTCGGCTCCATCCTCACCCGCGGCCTGGCCGTGGACCGGTGGCCGTGGGGCAACATGTACGAGTTCGTGGTCGCGATGTGCTTCGCGGCGGTGAGCGCGTTCCTGCTCATGAACCTCCGCTACCGGGTCCGTTTCCTCGGCGCGTTCGTCACGGTCGCCGCCGCCCTCGGGCTGGGCTTCGCCGTACGGTATCTGCAGGTGCAGGCCGGTCCGGTGGTGCCCGCGCTCAACTCCTACTGGGTGGCGATCCACGTGTCGGCGGCGATCATCGCCAGCGGGCTGTTCATCATGGCCGGGGTCTCCGGCATCCTCTATCTGGTCAGGAAGGACACCGCGGTCCGCCTGCCGTCGCTGGCGGACCTCGACCGGGTCGCGCACCGGGCCATCGTGATCGCCTTCCCGATCTGGACCTTCGCCGTCATCGCCGGCGCCCTCTGGGCCGACAAGGCCTGGGGCCGCTACTGGGGCTGGGACCCCAAGGAGGTCTGGGCCTTCATCACCTGGATCGCCTACGCCGCCTACCTGCACGCCCGGGCGACCGCCGGCTTCAAGGGCAGGGCCGCCATGATCGTGCAGCTCATCGCCTTCGCCTGCCTGCTGTTCAACCTGGTCGGGGTGAACATCTTCCTCGGCGGCCTGCACTCCTACGCGGAGGTCCCGGGCTGA
- a CDS encoding TlpA family protein disulfide reductase yields MRAQSFAAAVLLLTVAGCAGNQGTQPQTGDTRFVAGDGKITLFEAADRKAAPAVEGETLDGGSVNLATHKGKVVVLNFWASWCAPCRAEAPVLKDIAAKTKATGVEFLGIDFKDRKADALAFERSQQSGYPSIFDQPGKVALSFQGTVPPAAIPSTLIIDRQGRIAARALGAVKYNDLLSAVTKIGDEK; encoded by the coding sequence ATGCGCGCACAATCCTTCGCCGCTGCCGTGCTGCTGCTGACCGTGGCCGGATGCGCCGGTAACCAGGGAACGCAGCCGCAGACCGGGGACACCCGTTTCGTGGCCGGTGACGGCAAGATCACCCTGTTCGAGGCCGCCGACCGCAAGGCCGCCCCCGCCGTCGAGGGGGAGACCCTCGACGGGGGCTCGGTGAACCTGGCCACGCACAAGGGCAAGGTCGTGGTGCTGAATTTCTGGGCCTCCTGGTGCGCGCCCTGCCGGGCCGAGGCCCCGGTGCTCAAGGACATCGCCGCCAAGACCAAGGCCACCGGCGTGGAGTTCCTCGGCATCGACTTCAAGGACCGCAAGGCCGACGCGCTCGCCTTCGAGCGCAGCCAGCAGTCCGGCTACCCCAGCATCTTCGACCAGCCCGGCAAGGTCGCGCTCTCCTTCCAGGGCACGGTCCCCCCGGCGGCGATCCCCTCGACGCTGATCATCGACCGCCAGGGCCGGATCGCCGCCCGGGCGCTCGGCGCGGTCAAATACAACGACCTGCTCAGCGCCGTCACCAAGATCGGCGATGAGAAGTGA
- a CDS encoding NADH-quinone oxidoreductase subunit C, with protein MSTDNLPEIPEEPIAHLGMFGASGSGDTSGYGGLVVRRKPQLSTPRPYGGYFDTVADELERALGGDLGDAIERVVVDRDELTFHVKRERLLEVARLLRDDPALRFELSLGVSGVHYPHMEGEELRAVIHLCSITHNRRLRLEVSCPDADPHIPSTVSVYPTHDWHERETWDFFGIVFDGHPALTRIMMPDDWDGHPQRKDYPLGGIPVEYRGAQVPAPDQRRSYK; from the coding sequence ATGAGCACGGACAATCTCCCCGAGATCCCGGAGGAGCCGATCGCCCATCTGGGCATGTTCGGCGCCTCGGGCTCCGGTGACACCTCCGGCTACGGCGGCCTGGTCGTACGGCGCAAGCCCCAGCTGTCCACTCCCCGCCCCTACGGCGGCTACTTCGACACCGTCGCCGACGAGCTGGAGCGCGCGCTGGGCGGCGACCTCGGCGACGCGATCGAGCGCGTGGTCGTCGACCGCGACGAGCTGACCTTCCACGTCAAGCGCGAGCGCCTGCTGGAGGTCGCCAGGCTCCTGCGCGACGACCCCGCCCTCCGCTTCGAGCTCTCGCTCGGCGTCTCCGGCGTGCACTACCCCCACATGGAGGGGGAGGAGCTGCGCGCGGTGATCCACCTGTGCTCGATCACGCACAACCGCCGCCTGCGCCTCGAGGTGTCCTGCCCCGACGCCGACCCGCACATCCCCTCCACGGTCTCGGTCTACCCGACCCACGACTGGCACGAGCGGGAGACCTGGGACTTCTTCGGGATCGTCTTCGACGGCCACCCGGCGCTGACCCGCATCATGATGCCCGACGACTGGGACGGTCATCCCCAGCGCAAGGACTACCCGCTGGGCGGCATCCCGGTCGAATACCGCGGCGCCCAGGTTCCCGCGCCGGACCAGAGGAGGTCCTACAAGTGA
- a CDS encoding cytochrome c biogenesis CcdA family protein, producing the protein MSADLVNTVASGSLALALPIAVAAGLVSFLSPCVLPLVPGYLSYVTGMSADPKRGRMVAGIALFILGFAVVFVAGGALFGGLGAVLLGNADIITRVLGALTVVLGLAFMGVVPGLQRDFRIHRLPAAGLAGAPLLGVVFGLGWTPCIGPTLGVVLTLGLTEGSAGRGALLAFAYALGLGLPFLAAGLAYRKALHTFKAVRRHSQLITRVGGVMLVAVGLLLVTGLWGQLIVTMQGWIGGFEPVI; encoded by the coding sequence ATGAGCGCTGATCTGGTGAACACGGTGGCGAGCGGATCGCTCGCCCTCGCGCTGCCGATCGCGGTGGCGGCCGGCCTGGTCTCCTTCCTGTCGCCCTGCGTGCTGCCGCTGGTGCCCGGCTACCTGTCCTACGTGACCGGGATGAGCGCCGACCCCAAGCGGGGACGCATGGTCGCGGGGATCGCGCTGTTCATCCTCGGCTTCGCCGTGGTGTTCGTGGCGGGCGGGGCGCTCTTCGGCGGGCTCGGCGCGGTGCTGCTCGGCAACGCCGACATCATCACGCGGGTGCTGGGCGCGCTCACCGTCGTGCTGGGCCTGGCCTTCATGGGGGTCGTCCCGGGCCTGCAGCGCGACTTCCGCATCCACCGGCTCCCGGCCGCCGGCCTCGCCGGGGCGCCGCTGCTCGGCGTGGTGTTCGGCCTCGGCTGGACGCCCTGCATCGGGCCCACCCTCGGGGTCGTGCTCACCCTCGGCCTCACCGAGGGCAGCGCCGGCCGCGGCGCGCTGCTGGCCTTCGCCTACGCCCTCGGTCTCGGCCTGCCGTTCCTGGCGGCCGGGCTGGCCTACCGCAAGGCCCTGCACACCTTCAAGGCGGTCCGCCGCCACTCGCAGCTGATCACCCGGGTGGGCGGGGTCATGCTGGTCGCGGTCGGCCTGCTGCTCGTCACCGGGCTCTGGGGCCAGCTCATCGTGACGATGCAGGGGTGGATCGGCGGATTCGAGCCGGTGATCTGA
- a CDS encoding BldC family transcriptional regulator, translated as MRGGEIVESSSERLLTPGEVAALFRVDPKTVTRWAAAGRISSIRTPGGHRRFRESEVHALLRGEDVLTAERPAGESPRV; from the coding sequence ATGCGAGGGGGAGAGATTGTGGAGAGTAGCAGCGAGCGTCTGCTGACGCCTGGAGAGGTTGCCGCCCTCTTCCGGGTCGACCCAAAGACGGTTACACGCTGGGCCGCGGCAGGCCGCATCAGCAGCATCCGTACCCCCGGAGGGCACCGGCGTTTCCGCGAGTCGGAAGTGCACGCCCTTCTGCGCGGAGAGGACGTACTGACGGCCGAACGGCCGGCAGGCGAGTCCCCGCGCGTCTGA
- the resB gene encoding cytochrome c biogenesis protein ResB produces the protein MNTTLTEDRPDVRPVGLGPVGWARWFWRTLTSMKTALILLFLFALASIPGSIWPQRGVSDAKVSQYFTDSPTLAEWLDRFWLFDVFRAPWFAAIYLLLFLSLIGCVLPRTTAHLRELRKKPPTPPRNLGRLPQYASFDGDLIVEEAAARLRARRFRVTTGPGWVSAEKGYLRETGNLLFHVALLGLLVAVGVGALYGYRGNVLVVEGDGFANTVAAYDRYMPGQQVNAESLEPFSFTVDDFQASYIATGERRGQPLDFAAALKVTDAPGAPERDYVLKVNEPLEVNGTQTYLIDHGYAPTFKITDGKGQVAFDGPVPCLVAQPANFTSECVIKVPDAQPEQLGLLVAFRPTTVPMNGDWVSVFPGAANPTAQVYGAFAGDLGMKDGRPQSVYELDPTSLKKMKPLVMKADPLAVGKKLDLPGGMGSIEFTGVKEWIALQIAYDPGRMPAFVASALAVVGLVLSLTVRRRRVWVRLKGAPTPAGQAAGGPERTGGQAARGRDHDRGHIEVGGLTRTEGSDFSEEFAEIVSVLNPGVKDVR, from the coding sequence GTGAACACGACTCTGACCGAGGACAGACCCGACGTACGGCCGGTGGGGCTCGGCCCCGTGGGGTGGGCGCGCTGGTTCTGGCGCACGCTCACCTCGATGAAGACCGCGCTGATCCTGCTGTTCCTGTTCGCCCTGGCCTCGATCCCCGGGTCGATCTGGCCGCAGCGCGGCGTCTCCGACGCCAAGGTCTCCCAATACTTCACCGACAGCCCGACGCTCGCCGAGTGGCTGGACCGGTTCTGGCTGTTCGACGTGTTCAGGGCGCCGTGGTTCGCGGCGATCTACCTGCTGCTGTTCCTGTCGCTGATCGGCTGCGTGCTCCCGCGCACCACGGCCCACCTGCGTGAGCTGCGCAAGAAGCCGCCCACGCCGCCGCGCAACCTGGGCCGGCTGCCCCAGTACGCCTCCTTCGACGGCGACCTGATCGTGGAGGAGGCGGCCGCGCGGCTGCGGGCCAGGCGGTTCCGGGTGACCACGGGCCCCGGCTGGGTCTCGGCCGAGAAGGGCTACCTGCGCGAGACCGGCAACCTCCTCTTCCACGTCGCGCTGCTCGGCCTGCTGGTCGCCGTGGGGGTGGGCGCGCTGTACGGCTACCGCGGCAACGTGCTGGTCGTGGAGGGGGACGGGTTCGCCAACACGGTCGCGGCCTACGACCGCTACATGCCCGGCCAGCAGGTGAACGCCGAGTCGCTGGAGCCGTTCTCCTTCACCGTCGACGACTTCCAGGCCAGCTACATCGCCACGGGCGAGCGGCGCGGGCAGCCCCTGGACTTCGCGGCCGCGCTCAAGGTCACCGACGCCCCCGGAGCGCCCGAGCGCGACTACGTCCTGAAGGTCAACGAGCCGCTGGAGGTCAACGGCACGCAGACCTATCTGATCGACCACGGCTACGCGCCCACCTTCAAGATCACTGACGGCAAGGGGCAGGTCGCCTTCGACGGCCCGGTCCCGTGCCTGGTCGCCCAGCCGGCCAACTTCACCTCCGAGTGCGTGATCAAGGTGCCGGACGCCCAGCCGGAACAGCTCGGTCTCCTGGTGGCCTTCCGGCCGACCACCGTGCCGATGAACGGCGACTGGGTGTCGGTCTTCCCCGGGGCCGCCAACCCCACGGCCCAGGTCTACGGCGCGTTCGCCGGCGACCTGGGCATGAAGGACGGCCGGCCGCAGTCGGTCTACGAGCTCGACCCGACGAGCCTGAAGAAGATGAAGCCGCTGGTCATGAAGGCCGACCCGCTGGCCGTGGGCAAGAAGCTCGACCTGCCCGGCGGCATGGGCTCCATCGAGTTCACCGGCGTCAAGGAGTGGATCGCCCTCCAGATCGCCTACGACCCGGGCCGGATGCCCGCGTTCGTGGCCTCCGCCCTCGCCGTCGTCGGCCTGGTGCTGTCCCTGACCGTCCGCCGCCGCCGGGTGTGGGTACGGTTGAAGGGCGCGCCCACGCCGGCCGGACAGGCGGCGGGCGGGCCGGAGAGGACCGGGGGGCAGGCGGCGCGAGGCCGCGACCATGACCGTGGACACATCGAGGTGGGCGGTCTCACGCGCACCGAAGGCAGCGATTTCAGCGAGGAGTTCGCCGAGATCGTCTCTGTTCTGAACCCAGGAGTTAAGGATGTCCGCTGA
- a CDS encoding DUF4229 domain-containing protein: MHPVFVYTASRLGLLAVTLGVLYLLGLRQPLILLVAAFLVSGVASYVLLSKQRDAVSERIAKNRE, encoded by the coding sequence GTGCATCCTGTCTTCGTTTACACCGCGTCCCGGCTGGGTCTGCTGGCCGTGACCCTCGGTGTGCTCTATCTCCTCGGCCTGCGCCAGCCATTGATCCTCCTGGTCGCCGCATTCCTGGTCAGTGGTGTGGCCAGTTACGTTCTGCTGTCAAAGCAGCGCGACGCGGTGAGCGAGCGAATCGCCAAGAATCGGGAGTGA
- a CDS encoding NADH-quinone oxidoreductase subunit A, with product MELYAPILVLAVLAAGFAVFSVTIAPFTGPRRWNRAKLDAYECGIEPTPQPVGGGRFPLKYMITAMLFIVFDIEIIFLYPWAVAFDQLGMFGLVEMVLFIVTVLVAYAYVWRRKGLDWD from the coding sequence ATGGAGCTGTATGCACCCATCCTGGTGCTCGCCGTTCTCGCGGCGGGATTCGCGGTCTTCTCGGTGACGATCGCGCCCTTCACCGGTCCCAGGCGCTGGAACCGCGCGAAACTCGACGCCTACGAATGCGGCATCGAGCCGACGCCCCAGCCGGTCGGAGGTGGTCGCTTCCCGCTGAAGTACATGATCACCGCGATGCTCTTCATCGTGTTCGACATCGAGATCATCTTCCTCTACCCGTGGGCGGTCGCGTTCGACCAGCTCGGGATGTTCGGGTTGGTCGAGATGGTGCTGTTCATCGTCACCGTGCTCGTGGCCTACGCGTATGTGTGGCGCCGCAAGGGTCTGGACTGGGACTAG
- a CDS encoding PLD nuclease N-terminal domain-containing protein, with amino-acid sequence MPLLVGLALLAFWLYCLFDAITTPDEEARNLPKLLWVIIIALLPPVGGLFWLLLGRPLGPHAPRTPLPKDRPAPPAAPKGPDDDPDFLKDLDRRLRDEE; translated from the coding sequence ATGCCCCTGCTTGTCGGTCTGGCGCTGCTCGCCTTCTGGCTCTACTGCTTGTTCGACGCCATCACCACGCCGGACGAGGAGGCCAGAAACCTGCCCAAACTCCTGTGGGTGATCATCATCGCGCTGCTGCCGCCCGTGGGCGGCCTGTTCTGGTTGCTGCTCGGCCGTCCCCTCGGTCCCCACGCGCCCCGCACGCCCCTGCCCAAGGACAGGCCGGCCCCGCCCGCGGCCCCGAAGGGCCCCGACGACGACCCCGACTTCCTCAAGGACCTCGACCGGCGGCTGCGCGACGAGGAGTAG